From Bradyrhizobium sp. NDS-1, the proteins below share one genomic window:
- a CDS encoding electron transfer flavoprotein-ubiquinone oxidoreductase, with the protein MSTEELPPRESMEFDVVIVGAGPSGLSAAIRLKQLNADLNVVVVEKGSEVGAHILSGAVIDPAGLDKLIPDWREDSDCPLKTQVKDDRFYWMTAGGAIKLPNFMMPPLMNNHHCYIGSLGNVCRWLARKAEALGVEIYPGFAAAEVLYDEEGRVRGIATGDMGIGRDGKPKDSFTRGMELLGKYTLFAEGARGSLTKQLIAKFALDAKSEPAKFGIGLKEVWQIDPAKHQKGLIQHSFGWPLDMKTGGGSFLYHYDDNLVAVGFVVHLNYDDPYLSPFDEFQRFKTHASIRGTFEGAKRLAYGARAITEGGYQSVPKLSFPGGALIGCAAGFVNVPRIKGVHNAMGTGMLAAEHVAAALAADRANDELVEYENAWRSSSVGKDLFLVRNVKPLWSKFGTVLGVALGGLDMWCNTLFGASPFGTQSHAKPDRATLDPARQHAPKNYPKPDGKISFDKLSSVFLSNTNHEEDQPVHLKVTDMNLQKTSEHDVFAGPSNRYCPAGVYEWVEEGSSPRFQINAQNCVHCKTCDVKDPNGNITWVPPEGGGGPNYEAM; encoded by the coding sequence ATGAGCACCGAAGAACTTCCTCCGCGCGAATCCATGGAATTCGACGTCGTCATCGTCGGTGCCGGCCCCTCGGGCCTGTCCGCCGCGATCCGGCTGAAGCAGCTCAATGCCGATCTCAACGTCGTCGTCGTGGAGAAGGGCTCCGAGGTCGGCGCGCATATTCTCTCGGGTGCCGTGATCGATCCGGCCGGCCTCGACAAGCTGATCCCGGACTGGCGCGAGGATTCCGACTGCCCGCTGAAGACGCAGGTGAAGGACGACCGCTTCTATTGGATGACGGCCGGCGGCGCGATCAAGTTGCCGAACTTCATGATGCCGCCGCTGATGAACAATCATCACTGCTACATCGGCTCGCTCGGCAATGTCTGCCGCTGGCTGGCGCGAAAGGCCGAGGCGCTCGGCGTCGAGATCTATCCGGGCTTTGCCGCTGCCGAAGTGCTCTATGACGAGGAGGGCAGGGTCAGGGGCATCGCCACCGGCGATATGGGCATCGGCCGCGACGGCAAGCCGAAGGACTCCTTCACCCGCGGCATGGAATTGCTCGGCAAGTACACGCTGTTCGCCGAGGGCGCCCGCGGCAGCCTGACCAAGCAGCTCATCGCGAAGTTCGCGCTGGATGCCAAGAGCGAGCCGGCGAAGTTCGGCATCGGCCTCAAGGAAGTCTGGCAGATCGATCCGGCGAAGCATCAAAAGGGGTTGATCCAGCATTCCTTCGGCTGGCCGCTCGACATGAAGACCGGCGGCGGCTCCTTCCTCTATCATTACGACGACAATCTCGTCGCCGTCGGCTTCGTCGTGCATCTGAACTACGACGATCCCTATCTGTCGCCGTTCGACGAGTTCCAACGCTTCAAGACCCATGCCTCGATCCGCGGCACCTTCGAGGGCGCCAAGCGGCTCGCTTACGGTGCGCGCGCCATCACCGAGGGCGGTTATCAGTCGGTGCCGAAGCTCAGCTTCCCCGGCGGCGCGCTGATCGGCTGCGCGGCCGGCTTTGTCAACGTGCCGCGCATCAAGGGCGTGCACAATGCGATGGGCACCGGCATGCTCGCAGCCGAGCACGTCGCGGCAGCGCTCGCCGCCGATCGCGCCAATGACGAGCTGGTCGAGTACGAGAACGCCTGGCGCTCGTCCTCCGTTGGCAAGGACCTGTTCCTGGTGCGCAACGTCAAGCCGCTGTGGTCGAAGTTCGGCACCGTGCTCGGTGTCGCGCTCGGTGGCCTCGACATGTGGTGCAACACGCTGTTCGGCGCCTCACCGTTCGGGACCCAGTCGCATGCCAAGCCCGATCGCGCCACGCTCGATCCGGCCAGGCAGCATGCCCCGAAAAACTACCCGAAGCCGGACGGCAAGATCTCGTTCGACAAGCTGTCCTCGGTGTTCCTGTCCAACACCAATCACGAGGAGGACCAGCCGGTCCATCTCAAGGTCACGGACATGAACCTGCAGAAGACTTCCGAGCACGACGTGTTCGCCGGTCCTTCGAATCGCTATTGCCCGGCCGGCGTCTATGAGTGGGTCGAGGAGGGATCGAGCCCGCGATTCCAGATCAACGCGCAGAACTGCGTCCACTGCAAAACCTGCGACGTGAAGGATCCCAACGGTAACATCACCTGGGTTCCTCCGGAGGGCGGCGGCGGCCCGAACTACGAGGCGATGTAG
- a CDS encoding tetratricopeptide repeat protein produces the protein MFSNRFNRWTVAAIALVGTAIATVPGSVSAQTPDHPENTAAQFPTRNDLKSLTGAGSYLAARHASVERDAASAAAFYRSALRTDPKNNELLDRAFISSVADGDIDEAVKLAERVLAIDKTNRVARLVVGVHDLKVKKYAAAQTNINQSIRGPITDLVATLLSGWAAYGAGDAKGGVATIDKLAGPEWYPLFKDLHAGMILELSGKEKDAGTRFERAYKLDDSMLRVTEAYARWLSRNKESAAATTVYQAFDKKLARHPLIQEGLRETKAGKKMAPLVDSAQAGAAEALYGIGATLTRRGGEDLALVYLQLSLYLQPTHPLALLSLADLYESVKRPQMAIKVYERVPSSSPLKRNAQIQLAIDLDSADRTDEAIKILKGVTTEDAKDLEAIMALGNIQRGRKKFGDCGATYSQGIDVLPAGNDKANSVWYYYRGICEERSKQWAKAEADMKKALELQPDQPHVLNYLGYSWIDQGVNLSEGMKMIKRAVEQRPDDGYIVDSLGWAYYRIGNYEEAVKNLERAIDLKPEDPTINDHLGDAYWRVGRTLEAKFQWSHARDLKPEPEELPKIEAKIANGLTDDNSNSSAAQAEKKKDDGRGG, from the coding sequence ATGTTTTCAAATCGTTTCAACCGCTGGACCGTTGCCGCCATCGCCCTCGTGGGCACAGCGATCGCGACCGTCCCGGGCAGCGTCTCGGCGCAGACGCCGGATCACCCGGAGAACACGGCGGCGCAGTTTCCGACCCGAAACGATCTGAAGTCGCTCACCGGTGCCGGCAGCTATCTCGCCGCCCGCCACGCCAGCGTCGAGCGCGACGCCGCCTCCGCCGCTGCGTTCTACCGCTCGGCGCTGCGCACCGATCCGAAGAACAACGAGCTGCTCGACCGCGCCTTCATCTCGTCGGTCGCCGACGGGGACATCGACGAGGCGGTCAAGCTCGCCGAGCGCGTCCTCGCCATCGACAAGACCAATCGCGTCGCGCGTCTCGTCGTCGGCGTGCATGATCTCAAGGTGAAGAAATACGCGGCCGCGCAGACCAACATCAACCAGTCGATCCGCGGTCCGATTACCGATCTCGTCGCCACGCTGCTGTCGGGTTGGGCTGCCTACGGTGCGGGCGACGCCAAGGGCGGTGTCGCCACCATCGACAAGCTGGCGGGTCCCGAATGGTATCCGCTGTTCAAGGACCTTCATGCCGGCATGATCCTCGAGCTCTCCGGCAAGGAGAAGGACGCCGGCACCCGCTTCGAGCGCGCCTACAAGCTCGATGATTCCATGCTGCGGGTGACCGAGGCCTATGCGCGCTGGCTGTCGCGCAACAAGGAATCCGCCGCGGCGACCACCGTCTATCAGGCCTTCGACAAGAAGCTCGCCCGCCATCCGCTAATCCAGGAAGGCCTGCGCGAGACCAAAGCCGGCAAGAAAATGGCGCCGCTGGTCGATTCCGCCCAGGCCGGCGCCGCCGAAGCGCTCTACGGTATCGGCGCCACGCTGACCCGCCGCGGCGGCGAGGATCTGGCGCTGGTCTATCTCCAGCTCTCGCTCTACCTCCAGCCGACGCATCCGCTGGCGCTGCTTTCGCTCGCCGATCTCTACGAATCGGTGAAGCGGCCGCAGATGGCGATCAAGGTGTATGAGCGTGTGCCGTCGAGCTCGCCGCTCAAGCGCAACGCGCAGATCCAGCTCGCCATTGATCTGGATTCCGCCGACCGCACCGACGAGGCGATCAAGATCCTCAAGGGTGTCACCACGGAGGATGCCAAGGACCTCGAAGCCATCATGGCGCTCGGCAACATCCAGCGCGGCCGCAAGAAGTTCGGCGACTGCGGCGCGACCTATTCGCAAGGCATCGACGTGCTGCCGGCCGGCAACGACAAGGCCAACAGCGTCTGGTATTACTATCGCGGCATCTGCGAGGAGCGCTCCAAGCAGTGGGCCAAGGCCGAGGCCGACATGAAGAAGGCGCTCGAGCTGCAGCCCGATCAGCCCCACGTCCTCAACTATCTCGGCTATTCCTGGATCGACCAGGGCGTGAACCTCAGCGAAGGCATGAAGATGATCAAGCGCGCCGTCGAGCAGCGTCCCGACGACGGCTACATCGTCGATTCCCTCGGCTGGGCCTATTACCGCATCGGCAATTACGAGGAAGCGGTGAAGAATCTCGAGCGCGCGATCGACCTCAAGCCCGAGGATCCCACCATCAACGATCACCTTGGCGATGCCTATTGGCGCGTCGGCCGCACGCTGGAAGCCAAATTCCAGTGGTCGCACGCCCGGGATCTCAAGCCGGAGCCGGAAGAGCTGCCGAAGATCGAGGCCAAGATTGCGAACGGGCTGACCGACGACAATTCGAACTCTTCGGCTGCGCAGGCGGAAAAGAAGAAGGACGACGGCAGGGGCGGCTAG
- a CDS encoding 4-(cytidine 5'-diphospho)-2-C-methyl-D-erythritol kinase, producing the protein MPALIEEGRAKVNLSLRVVGRRADGYHDLESVVAFADCADRLTLEPGGELKLATTGPLAAACGDTADNLVLKAAKLLAEAVPGLKLGAFALDKVLPVAAGIGGGSADAAAALRLLARLNDLSLDDPRLQMVALATGADVPVCLVSRACDMTGVGEQLLPLALPSMPCVMVNPRVPVATKDVFQALGLRNGELLVGVTDVIRAPAWSDEGASITDWVDVLETVANDLEAPALRIQPVIGDVLEALRSSAGVKLARMSGSGATCFAIYGSAADAHAAAEKIRRDHSGWWVHAGTLS; encoded by the coding sequence ATGCCGGCGTTGATTGAAGAAGGACGGGCGAAGGTCAATCTCAGCCTTCGCGTCGTCGGCCGTCGTGCCGATGGCTATCATGATCTCGAAAGCGTGGTCGCGTTTGCCGACTGCGCCGACCGGCTCACGCTGGAGCCGGGCGGCGAGCTGAAGCTCGCCACCACTGGGCCGCTGGCCGCGGCCTGCGGCGATACCGCCGACAATCTCGTGCTCAAGGCCGCCAAGCTTCTGGCCGAGGCGGTGCCCGGCCTGAAGCTGGGCGCCTTCGCCCTCGACAAGGTACTGCCGGTTGCTGCCGGCATTGGCGGCGGCTCGGCCGACGCCGCGGCGGCGCTGCGGCTGCTCGCCCGTCTCAACGATCTGTCGCTCGATGATCCCCGACTGCAAATGGTCGCGCTCGCGACCGGCGCCGATGTGCCGGTGTGCCTCGTCTCGCGCGCCTGCGACATGACCGGCGTCGGCGAGCAGCTGCTGCCGCTCGCGCTGCCAAGCATGCCTTGCGTGATGGTCAATCCGCGCGTGCCCGTCGCCACCAAGGACGTGTTCCAGGCGCTGGGCCTGCGCAACGGCGAACTGCTGGTTGGCGTGACCGACGTCATCCGCGCTCCGGCCTGGTCGGACGAGGGGGCCTCCATCACCGATTGGGTCGATGTGCTCGAAACCGTGGCCAACGATCTCGAAGCACCTGCGCTGCGTATCCAACCTGTCATCGGCGACGTGCTGGAAGCCCTGCGCTCTTCCGCCGGCGTCAAGCTCGCCCGCATGTCCGGCTCGGGCGCGACGTGCTTTGCGATCTATGGCTCGGCCGCCGATGCGCACGCCGCCGCCGAAAAGATCCGGCGCGACCACTCCGGCTGGTGGGTGCATGCGGGGACGTTGAGCTAA
- a CDS encoding alpha/beta fold hydrolase, giving the protein MDSTPQDRFYESHGLRLHYADWGNESAPPLILVHGGRDHCRSWDVIARSLQPHFRVLAPDLRGHGDSEWTRGGSYALTEYVYDLAQLIRVVAAPQVTLVGHSMGGMVSLIFSGSFPEKVSKLVVLDGVTMLPDTPKAPTHERISKWVGQLDKLHDRTPRRYATLENAAAQMVLHNKRLSRDLALHLATHGARQNEDGTYSWKFDPYQRASAPHRLWPDDHVALWARIACPTLLLNAGESFLAGARAAGLERYFPQARVETIAGAGHWLQHDKPQEVLGEIQRFLGLPEECG; this is encoded by the coding sequence ATGGATAGCACCCCGCAGGACCGCTTCTATGAATCGCACGGCCTGCGGCTGCATTACGCCGATTGGGGCAATGAGAGCGCGCCGCCTCTCATTCTGGTCCATGGCGGCCGCGATCACTGCCGTAGCTGGGACGTCATTGCCCGGTCGTTGCAGCCGCATTTCCGCGTGCTCGCGCCCGATCTGCGCGGCCACGGCGATTCCGAATGGACCAGGGGCGGCAGCTACGCGCTGACCGAATATGTCTACGATCTCGCCCAGCTCATCCGCGTTGTCGCAGCGCCTCAGGTGACTCTCGTCGGGCACTCGATGGGCGGCATGGTGAGCCTGATCTTTTCAGGATCATTCCCAGAAAAGGTCTCGAAGCTGGTCGTGCTCGACGGCGTGACCATGTTACCGGATACGCCGAAGGCCCCGACGCACGAGCGCATCAGCAAATGGGTCGGCCAGCTCGACAAGCTGCATGACCGTACACCCCGCCGCTACGCGACCCTCGAGAACGCGGCGGCGCAGATGGTCCTTCACAACAAGCGCCTGTCCCGCGACCTCGCGCTGCATCTCGCCACGCACGGCGCGAGGCAGAATGAGGATGGCACCTATAGCTGGAAGTTCGATCCCTATCAGCGCGCCTCGGCGCCGCACCGGCTCTGGCCTGACGATCACGTCGCGCTGTGGGCGCGCATCGCCTGCCCGACGCTGTTGCTCAATGCCGGTGAAAGTTTTCTCGCCGGGGCCAGGGCCGCGGGCCTGGAGCGTTATTTCCCGCAAGCACGCGTCGAGACCATCGCCGGCGCCGGGCACTGGCTGCAGCACGACAAGCCGCAGGAGGTGTTGGGCGAGATCCAGCGATTCCTGGGATTGCCCGAGGAATGCGGCTAG
- a CDS encoding LysE family translocator, with protein sequence MSETNFWLFLAAALLIAAVPGPGIFYVAARTLSEGRASGFASTAGTALGGLVHVLAGSLGISAIILASAELFAAVKFVGALYLVWLGIKTFRGASRTLSFESESVGDKRAFRDGVLVEALNPKTAAFFLAFIPQFLDPTGSNITLQFIMLGAISVALNTLADVAVVLMASATRTQLVGRPHLMRRLTQGSGVFIAGLGLSLALARRPANG encoded by the coding sequence ATGAGCGAAACGAACTTCTGGCTGTTCCTGGCCGCAGCCTTGCTGATTGCCGCCGTTCCCGGCCCGGGTATCTTCTACGTCGCAGCGCGGACCCTGTCCGAAGGACGTGCCAGCGGTTTCGCCTCGACCGCCGGCACAGCGCTGGGCGGGCTGGTTCATGTGCTGGCGGGCAGCCTCGGCATCTCCGCGATCATCCTTGCCAGCGCCGAGCTGTTTGCCGCGGTGAAGTTCGTCGGCGCGCTTTATCTGGTCTGGCTTGGCATCAAGACGTTTCGCGGCGCCAGCCGCACGCTGTCCTTCGAGAGCGAATCTGTCGGCGACAAGCGCGCGTTTCGCGACGGCGTGCTCGTCGAGGCGCTGAACCCGAAGACCGCCGCGTTCTTCCTCGCCTTCATTCCGCAGTTCCTCGATCCCACGGGATCCAACATCACGCTGCAATTCATCATGTTGGGTGCGATCTCGGTGGCGTTGAACACGCTCGCCGATGTCGCCGTGGTGTTGATGGCCTCCGCGACGCGCACTCAGCTTGTTGGACGTCCGCATCTGATGCGGCGGCTCACGCAGGGCTCCGGCGTCTTCATCGCAGGTCTCGGCCTCTCGCTGGCATTGGCGCGGCGGCCGGCGAATGGATAG
- a CDS encoding polyprenyl synthetase family protein, whose product MAVIVPFETPGASIEELVALVAPDMERVNATILSRTGSDVTMIPEVANHLISSGGKRLRPMLTLAMASLAGYTGDGHIKLAASVEFMHTATLLHDDVVDESEMRRGKLSARMLWGNEASVLVGDFLLGQAFRMMVEVGSLRALDILSAAAATIAEGEVMQLAAAKNTATTEDEYLAVIRGKTAELFAAACEVGPVIANRPKAEQTACRSVGMNLGIAFQLVDDVLDYGGKSAKLGKNTGDDFREGKITLPVVLAFRRGNDTERAFWIRALERGEIGDSDLDHAIGLMNKHRALEDTLSRAQHYGAMAVDALALFPSSPMKGALEQVVAFCLARSH is encoded by the coding sequence GTGGCCGTCATCGTACCTTTCGAAACTCCCGGCGCGTCGATCGAAGAGCTGGTTGCCCTTGTCGCCCCTGATATGGAGCGCGTCAACGCCACGATCCTGTCGCGGACCGGTTCGGACGTGACCATGATCCCGGAAGTGGCCAACCATCTGATCTCCTCCGGAGGCAAGCGCCTGCGGCCGATGCTGACGCTCGCCATGGCCAGCCTCGCCGGCTACACCGGCGACGGCCATATCAAGCTCGCCGCCTCGGTCGAGTTCATGCACACGGCCACCCTGCTCCATGACGACGTCGTCGACGAGAGCGAGATGCGCCGCGGCAAGCTGTCGGCGCGCATGCTCTGGGGCAACGAGGCGAGCGTGCTGGTCGGGGACTTCCTGCTCGGCCAGGCCTTCCGCATGATGGTCGAGGTCGGCTCGCTCCGTGCGCTCGACATCCTCTCCGCGGCCGCCGCCACCATCGCCGAAGGCGAGGTGATGCAGCTTGCCGCCGCCAAGAACACCGCAACCACCGAGGACGAATATCTCGCCGTGATCCGCGGCAAGACCGCCGAACTGTTCGCCGCCGCCTGCGAGGTCGGCCCCGTCATCGCCAACCGCCCGAAGGCGGAACAGACCGCCTGCCGCTCGGTCGGCATGAATCTCGGCATCGCCTTCCAGCTCGTCGACGACGTGCTCGACTATGGCGGCAAGAGCGCCAAGCTCGGCAAGAACACCGGCGACGATTTCCGCGAAGGCAAGATCACCCTGCCCGTCGTGCTCGCCTTCCGCCGCGGCAACGACACCGAGCGCGCGTTCTGGATCCGCGCGCTGGAGCGTGGCGAGATCGGCGATTCCGACCTCGACCACGCCATCGGCCTGATGAACAAGCACCGCGCGCTCGAGGACACGCTGAGCCGCGCCCAGCACTACGGCGCCATGGCAGTCGACGCGCTGGCGCTGTTCCCCTCCTCGCCGATGAAGGGCGCGCTGGAGCAGGTCGTGGCGTTCTGCCTGGCGCGGTCGCATTAG
- a CDS encoding DUF2007 domain-containing protein, translating to MRELVRTNDMVLVSAIGALLDGANIHHLVLDQNMSIIEGSLGILPRRILVHEDDAQEARALLTDAGLGHELRGDE from the coding sequence TTGCGTGAACTGGTTCGGACCAACGATATGGTGCTGGTGTCGGCGATCGGCGCGCTGCTCGACGGCGCCAACATCCATCATCTGGTGCTGGACCAGAACATGAGCATCATCGAGGGCTCGCTCGGCATTTTGCCGCGGCGGATCCTGGTTCATGAGGACGATGCCCAGGAGGCGCGGGCGCTCCTCACCGACGCCGGCCTTGGTCACGAACTGCGCGGCGATGAGTGA
- a CDS encoding tRNA1(Val) (adenine(37)-N6)-methyltransferase, with the protein MSEAANMTEDAFLGGRLRLRQKRSGHRAGHDAILLAAATEARAEDRVVDFGAGIGTAGLALARRIPGVRLTLVEIDPELAGLARDNAAANAIAAETIVLDVTAGAEAFAANGLSPDSVDVVLMNPPFNDPARHRGSPDQARHTAHMATEETLHAWVHAARRILRSNGVLTLIWRADGITEVLAALSRGFSGLSILPVHGEAGRPAIRVLVRAVKGGRAPTRLLPGLVLNDESRMPKNETTEILEGRAALPLVDP; encoded by the coding sequence ATGAGTGAGGCCGCAAATATGACCGAGGACGCCTTTCTCGGAGGGCGCCTGCGGCTGAGGCAAAAGCGGTCCGGCCATCGCGCCGGGCATGATGCCATCCTGCTTGCGGCGGCGACAGAGGCCCGGGCAGAGGACCGCGTGGTTGATTTCGGCGCCGGTATCGGCACGGCCGGACTGGCGCTGGCGCGGCGCATTCCCGGTGTCAGGCTCACCCTGGTCGAGATCGATCCGGAGCTGGCCGGGCTCGCGCGCGACAACGCAGCGGCGAATGCGATTGCCGCCGAGACGATCGTGCTCGACGTCACGGCTGGCGCCGAGGCCTTTGCGGCGAACGGGTTGTCGCCCGACAGCGTCGACGTGGTGTTGATGAATCCGCCCTTCAACGATCCGGCTCGACATCGCGGCTCGCCGGATCAGGCGCGTCACACCGCGCATATGGCGACGGAGGAAACCCTGCATGCGTGGGTGCATGCCGCGCGGCGCATTCTCCGATCGAATGGTGTGCTGACATTGATCTGGCGTGCAGATGGCATCACTGAGGTGCTGGCGGCGCTGTCGCGCGGCTTCAGCGGACTCTCGATCCTGCCGGTTCACGGCGAGGCGGGACGGCCCGCGATCCGCGTGCTGGTGCGGGCAGTCAAAGGCGGCCGGGCCCCGACGCGGTTGCTGCCGGGGCTTGTGCTCAACGACGAGTCACGCATGCCTAAGAACGAGACGACGGAAATTCTGGAGGGCAGAGCGGCCTTGCCGCTGGTGGACCCGTGA
- a CDS encoding S49 family peptidase, which produces MAEQLNDRESSGLADKLMQYLPVRFRPGTAVVPVVRLSGVIGAVTPLRPGMTLAGVARVLERAFSYRNAKAVALVINSPGGSPVQSRQIYLRIKQLAAEKKLPVLVFVEDVAASGGYMIACAGDEIICDPSSILGSIGVVGGSFGFQEAIKRLGIERRLYTAGAHKAMLDPFLPENPDDVARLKAIQREIHQIFISLVRDSRGARLKGDDDTLFTGEYWAGESSVAFGLADSIGDLRSTLRARYGEKVLTPVIAQPTGLLSGLLGRKSPGAGQLSALEAVAGLPDELISAVETRAIWAKFGF; this is translated from the coding sequence ATGGCCGAACAATTGAACGATCGTGAGAGTTCCGGCCTGGCCGACAAGCTCATGCAATACCTTCCCGTGCGGTTCCGCCCGGGCACTGCGGTGGTGCCGGTGGTGCGACTCTCAGGCGTGATCGGCGCGGTGACGCCCCTGCGTCCGGGCATGACGCTGGCGGGCGTCGCGCGCGTGCTGGAGCGGGCGTTTTCGTATCGGAACGCCAAGGCGGTGGCGCTGGTGATCAACTCGCCCGGCGGCTCGCCGGTGCAGTCGCGTCAGATCTACCTGCGCATCAAGCAGCTCGCGGCGGAGAAGAAGCTGCCGGTGCTGGTGTTCGTCGAGGACGTCGCGGCTTCCGGTGGCTACATGATCGCTTGCGCGGGCGACGAGATCATCTGTGATCCTTCCTCGATCCTCGGCTCGATCGGCGTGGTCGGCGGCAGCTTCGGTTTCCAGGAGGCGATCAAGCGGCTCGGCATCGAGCGGCGCCTGTACACCGCCGGCGCGCACAAGGCGATGCTCGATCCGTTTCTCCCCGAGAACCCCGATGACGTCGCCAGGCTGAAGGCGATCCAGCGCGAGATCCACCAGATCTTCATTTCGCTGGTGAGGGACAGCCGCGGCGCGCGGCTGAAGGGCGACGACGATACGCTGTTCACGGGAGAATACTGGGCCGGCGAGAGTTCAGTTGCGTTCGGGCTGGCCGACAGCATCGGCGATCTCCGCTCAACTCTTCGTGCCCGCTACGGCGAGAAGGTTCTCACCCCCGTGATTGCCCAGCCGACCGGGCTGCTCTCCGGTCTTCTGGGCCGAAAATCGCCCGGCGCGGGCCAGCTTTCGGCCCTGGAAGCAGTGGCCGGCTTGCCCGACGAGCTGATCTCGGCGGTCGAGACGCGGGCGATCTGGGCGAAATTCGGGTTCTAG
- a CDS encoding glycine--tRNA ligase subunit alpha encodes MDASLPAHMRPERSFQGFILALQRFWAEQGCVILQPYDMEMGAGTFHPATTLRALGPKPWNAAYVQPSRRPKDGRYGENPNRMQHYYQFQVIMKPSPPNLQELYLKSLAAIGIDSAVHDIRFVEDDWESPTLGAWGLGWECWCDGMEVSQFTYFQQVAGFECAPVAGELTYGLERLAMYVQGVDRVYDLNFNGRDGDQKVTYGDVFLQAEREYSKHNFEVADTAMLFEQFKMAEAACRKYLDAGWKDDKREAHLMALPAYDQCIKASHVFNLLDARGVISVTERQSYILRVRELAKACGEAWIHTEAGGAA; translated from the coding sequence ATGGACGCCTCATTGCCCGCCCATATGCGCCCGGAACGCTCGTTCCAGGGTTTTATTCTCGCGCTCCAGCGGTTCTGGGCCGAGCAGGGCTGCGTGATCCTGCAGCCCTACGACATGGAGATGGGCGCGGGCACCTTCCATCCGGCGACGACCCTGCGTGCGCTCGGGCCAAAACCCTGGAACGCCGCCTATGTGCAGCCCTCGCGCCGGCCCAAGGACGGCCGCTACGGCGAGAACCCGAACCGGATGCAGCACTACTACCAGTTTCAGGTGATCATGAAGCCGTCGCCGCCGAACCTTCAGGAGCTGTACCTGAAGTCGCTCGCCGCGATCGGCATCGATTCCGCCGTGCATGACATCCGCTTCGTCGAGGACGATTGGGAGAGCCCGACGCTGGGCGCCTGGGGCCTCGGGTGGGAGTGCTGGTGTGACGGCATGGAAGTCAGCCAGTTCACTTACTTCCAGCAGGTGGCCGGCTTCGAATGCGCGCCGGTCGCGGGCGAGCTCACCTACGGGCTGGAGCGGCTCGCGATGTATGTGCAGGGCGTCGACCGCGTCTACGATCTCAATTTCAACGGCCGCGACGGCGATCAGAAGGTCACCTACGGTGACGTTTTCCTGCAGGCCGAGCGGGAATATTCGAAGCACAACTTCGAGGTCGCTGACACCGCGATGCTCTTCGAGCAGTTCAAGATGGCCGAAGCTGCCTGCAGGAAATATCTCGACGCAGGCTGGAAGGACGACAAGCGCGAAGCGCATCTGATGGCGCTTCCGGCCTATGACCAGTGCATCAAGGCGAGCCATGTCTTCAACCTCCTGGACGCGCGCGGCGTGATCTCGGTGACGGAGCGGCAGAGCTACATTCTTCGCGTGCGCGAGCTGGCAAAAGCCTGCGGAGAGGCCTGGATCCATACTGAAGCGGGCGGAGCGGCCTGA